The Pseudomonadota bacterium genome contains a region encoding:
- a CDS encoding MBL fold metallo-hydrolase gives MILRQLFDPASWTYTYLLGDPSSGQAVLIDSVLEQYTRDAALVRELGLTLLYTLETHVHADHVTGAWAHRHGQDSRIVLSRRAHADGADCLVDEGDRIDFGATSLRVRATPGHTDSCVTYVSEDQLLAFTGDALLIRGCGRTDFQQGDPRVLFHSVREKILSLPPACLLYPGHDYAGRSVTSVAEERRHNPRLGHGKAEDDFVGYMNNLGLPHPRQIDVAVPANLRCGRPEGSPAAWPATPSWGPAVRTLAGVWEIDPLWVSEHRLELEFLDVRGPAEFDGELGHIENARLLPLDELRERLDEIPRDRPLITVCRSGARSAQAALLLEKAGIERVANLAGGMVRWSVYGLPHVRATAGAG, from the coding sequence ATGATCTTAAGACAGCTCTTTGATCCTGCTTCCTGGACCTACACCTACCTGTTGGGCGATCCGAGCTCGGGGCAGGCCGTTCTCATCGACTCGGTGCTCGAGCAATACACCCGAGACGCCGCCCTGGTACGCGAGCTCGGCCTTACACTTCTCTACACGCTGGAAACGCACGTCCATGCCGACCACGTGACAGGGGCTTGGGCGCACCGACACGGGCAGGACAGCCGCATCGTGCTTTCAAGACGCGCACATGCCGACGGGGCGGATTGCCTCGTCGACGAGGGGGATCGGATCGATTTTGGCGCAACCAGCCTGCGAGTGCGGGCCACACCGGGCCATACTGATAGCTGCGTAACCTACGTGAGCGAGGACCAGTTGCTGGCTTTCACGGGGGACGCTCTGCTGATTCGAGGCTGCGGGCGCACGGACTTCCAACAGGGTGATCCTCGGGTCCTGTTTCACTCGGTACGCGAGAAAATCCTCTCACTGCCGCCTGCCTGCCTTCTCTACCCGGGTCACGATTACGCTGGTCGCAGCGTGACCAGCGTGGCCGAAGAAAGGCGCCACAACCCAAGGCTTGGACACGGCAAGGCCGAGGACGACTTTGTCGGCTACATGAACAACCTGGGGCTCCCGCACCCGAGACAGATCGACGTGGCCGTGCCCGCAAACCTGCGCTGCGGGAGGCCGGAAGGAAGTCCGGCTGCATGGCCGGCCACGCCGAGCTGGGGTCCCGCCGTGCGAACGCTCGCCGGAGTGTGGGAAATCGATCCATTGTGGGTCTCGGAGCATCGTCTCGAGCTCGAGTTCCTTGACGTGCGTGGCCCGGCCGAGTTCGACGGTGAGCTCGGTCACATAGAAAACGCCCGCCTGCTTCCCCTTGACGAGCTACGCGAACGCTTGGATGAGATCCCTCGCGATCGACCGCTGATCACGGTGTGCCGTTCCGGTGCCCGCTCGGCTCAGGCGGCACTCCTGCTCGAGAAAGCCGGCATCGAGCGCGTGGCGAACCTGGCGGGCGGCATGGTGCGCTGGAGCGTGTACGGCCTGCCTCACGTCAGGGCAACGGCAGGCGCTGGATGA